In one window of Acanthochromis polyacanthus isolate Apoly-LR-REF ecotype Palm Island chromosome 8, KAUST_Apoly_ChrSc, whole genome shotgun sequence DNA:
- the mapk8ip1a gene encoding C-Jun-amino-terminal kinase-interacting protein 1a, whose translation MDKYRPKRPTTLALFPQLPQAGTQDSINNNSLGKKDSWKDSHSSSPHITGALTPPDVQPKAEDKVRPASQRRPAPKPPTANGSRSNGPAAATAEARARPRERPASGATQTSSTPRTQRRAAAGGGGGGRGGGRGATAMRERSLVDVRGKDGPAERRGGRLCDEAKSRDRNGHQRPREASGLKARAADGRGKGGAKGGNRAAGNKLNNVLSNQEVYLPAMVVPRTPVAPRNQDKNQDQGQNHDRTQEKPPALSRSSSEGGSNRMSLSSDTEGPPPGPLHPSLSHRTNPDISEEDGEGDPTPCLNVQNGPTLAGGNQTDTDCTKSEVKGETGDGSAVVDCVAARTVPKSEAAAGLNYDSVKYTLVVDEHAKLELVKLKDCFHGYNEHNEDSDTETVYQSANEEEDPEYKEERNRSEEAKKQERRKEEEKRRKEEEEAKKRREEDIKRRREEEVKRRREVVARICKQSKVTSTTTSEEDESNGGRGGAPRSRKFLNLFANNNSSNYSATGAGSFGMFSCVLDGVERQQSHRAVYRFVPRHADELYLETDDPVLMLTQSEDLWCQGYNMRTGATGIFPAFYAVRVPKEMNQVQADGWTDKFMVRFLGSVQVPIHTGNDVLSAAMQKVACNRRSAGQPPSACVLEVSVKGVKISVQDQCHSAHRGEQCFHFFQLKNISFCGCHPKHSKYFGFITKHPDQQRFACHVLMSETTLHPLAESVGRAFQQFYKEHIGYSCPTEDIFIE comes from the exons ATGGATAAATATCGACCAAAGAGACCCACCACCCTGGCTCTGTTCCCCCAGCTGCCACAAGCCGGCACCCAG GACTCCATCAACAACAACTCTTTAGGCAAGAAGGACAGCTGGAAGGACTCCCACTCTTCCTCCCCACACATCACAG gGGCTCTAACACCTCCGGATGTCCAACCAAAGGCCGAGGACAAAGTCCGGCCGGCCTCTCAGCGCCGACCGGCACCAAAACCCCCCACGGCCAACGGATCCAGATCCAACGGTCCGGCCGCCGCCACTGCAGAAGCACGAGCTCGACCACGAGAGCGACCGGCGTCCGGGGCGACGCAGACCTCCAGCACCCCGAGGACTCAACgtagagctgcagcaggaggaggaggaggaggaagaggaggaggaagaggagccaCGGCGATGAGAGAGAGGAGTCTGGTGGACGTCAGAGGGAAGGACGGACCGGCGGAGAGACGAGGAGGACGGCTGTGTGATGAGGCCAAGTCCAGGGACAGGAATGGACACCAGAGACCCAGAGAGGCCAGCGGACTAAAGGCCAGGGCGGCCGATGGACGAGGGAAGGGAGGCGCTAAGGGAGGCAACAGAGCAGCGGGCAACAAGCTGAACAACGTGCTGAGCAACCAGGAGGTCTACCTGCCTGCCATGGTGGTCCCACGCACACCTGTAGCACCGAGGAACCAGGACAAGAACCAAGACCAAG GCCAAAACCATGACAGGACCCAGGAGAAGCCCCCGGCTCTGTCCCGGTCCAGCAGTGAGGGGGGGTCCAACAGGATGTCTCTGAGCTCCGACACCGAGGGCCCCCCCCCAGGACCTCTACATCCATCCCTGTCCCACCGAACCAACCCAGACATCAGCGAGGAGGACGGGGAGGGAGACCCGACTCCCTGCCTGAACGTCCAGAATGGTCCGACCCTCGCAGGTGGCAACCAAACAGACACAGACTGTACCAAGTCAGAGGTGAAAGGGGAGACGGGTGACGGTAGCGCTGTGGTGGACTGTGTGGCTGCTCGGACTGTACCAAAGAGCGAAGCTGCAGCCGGGTTGAACTACGACTCGGTTAAATACACGCTGGTGGTGGACGAACACGCTAAGCTGGAGCTGGTCAAACTCAAAGACTGTTTCCACGGTTACAACGAGCACAACGAAGACAGCGACACCGAGACCGTCTACCAGTCGGCCAATGAGGAGGAAGATCCAGAGTACAAGGAGGAGAGGAACAGGAGCGAGGAGGCCAAGAAGCAAG agaggaggaaagaggaggagaagcgacgaaaggaggaagaggaggcgaagaagaggagggaggaggataTAAAGAGGAGgcgggaggaggaggtgaagaggaggagggaggttgTAGCTAGAATCTGCAAACAGTCCAAGGTGACGTCGACCACGACTTCAGAGGAAGATGAATCTAACGGAGGAAGAGGTGGAGCTCCCAGAAGCAGGAAGTTCCTCAACCTGTTCgccaacaacaacagcagtaaTTACAGCGCCACTG GTGCCGGTTCCTTCGGTATGTTCTCCTGTGTTCTGGACGGTGTGGAGAGGCAGCAGAGCCACAGAGCCGTCTACAG GTTCGTCCCCCGTCACGCCGATGAGCTCTACCTGGAGACAGACGACCCGGTCCTGATGCTGACCCAGTCTGAGGACCTGTGGTGTCAGGGCTACAACATGAGGACCGGAGCCACCGGCATCTTCCCCGCCTTCTACGCCGTCAGGGTGCCCAAAGAGATGAACCAGG TCCAGgcagacggatggacggacaaGTTCATGGTCAGATTTCTGGGTTCAGTTCAGGTTCCCATCCACACTGGCAATGACGTGCTGAGCGCTGCCATGCAGAag GTAGCTTGTAACAGGCGATCTGCAGGTCAGCCTCCGTCAGCTTGTGTTCTGGAAGTCAGCGTTAAAGGAGTGAAGATCAGCGTCCAGGATCAGTGTCATTCTGCTCACAGG GGCGAACAGTGTTTCCATTTCTTCCAGCTGAAGAACATCTCATTCTGCGGCTGTCATCCTAAACACAGCAA gtATTTCGGTTTCATCACCAAACATCCCGACCAGCAGCGCTTCGCCTGCCACGTGTTGATGTCAGAAACAACATTACATCCTCTGGCTGAGTCTGTGGG GAGGGCGTTCCAGCAGTTCTACAAGGAGCACATCGGCTACTCGTGTCCCACCGAAGACATCTTCATCGAGTGA